In Mycolicibacterium alvei, a single window of DNA contains:
- a CDS encoding flavin-containing monooxygenase: MSDTTTVLIVGAGFAGLGTAIRLLQQGIDDFVVLERADEVGGTWRDNTYPGAACDIPSLLYSYGFEQNPDWSRAYSGSAEILGYIKTMVDKYSLSRFIRFGVNVTGLEFDEESALWTAQTADGSQFTARTAVMASGPLANASLPDIRGLDTFDGHKIHSARWDHDYDMSDKRVAVIGTGASAVQIIPELVKTARSVKVFQRTPGWVLPRPDFSHPQWVRTAFRRLPRVQNVGRQAWFWGHELMAVGMVWDTPVTTGIQLLAKANLRRQVSDTWLRRQLTPNFRAGCKRMLMSSDYYPALQRDNCKLVSWPIATLSPNGIRTADGIEHELDCIVFATGFDVCKAGTPFPIRGAHGRELSDEWSQGAYAYRSVTVAGYPNLFFTFGPNSGPGHNSALVYMEAEINYIVKAIGAIIANDLSTLEVREDRQNNYHGEVQQRLGSTTWNSGCKSWYLTNDGYNGTMYPGFATQFKRALSKVDMGDYVTTPTTARTEHHPTEHAQNGSNVAKVAQGRKAKVAQGRKSAGALPTRSDVKADILDVGVGKVPPKRAASRVRKDA, encoded by the coding sequence ATGAGCGACACCACGACCGTCTTGATCGTCGGTGCGGGTTTCGCCGGCCTGGGAACCGCAATCCGGTTGCTACAACAGGGTATCGACGATTTCGTTGTCCTTGAACGTGCCGACGAGGTGGGTGGTACCTGGCGGGACAACACCTATCCCGGCGCGGCGTGCGACATCCCGTCGCTGCTCTATTCCTACGGGTTCGAGCAAAATCCGGACTGGTCCCGCGCGTATTCGGGCAGCGCCGAGATCCTCGGCTACATCAAGACGATGGTCGACAAGTACTCGCTGTCGCGTTTCATCCGGTTCGGAGTGAACGTCACCGGTCTGGAGTTCGACGAGGAAAGCGCACTGTGGACGGCGCAGACAGCTGACGGCTCGCAGTTCACGGCGCGCACCGCAGTGATGGCCAGTGGGCCGCTGGCGAATGCGAGCCTGCCGGACATCCGCGGACTGGACACCTTCGATGGTCACAAGATCCACAGTGCGCGTTGGGATCACGACTACGACATGAGCGACAAACGTGTCGCCGTGATCGGCACCGGAGCCAGCGCTGTTCAGATCATTCCCGAACTGGTGAAGACTGCGCGGTCGGTCAAGGTCTTCCAACGCACCCCCGGCTGGGTCCTCCCTCGGCCCGACTTCTCCCATCCGCAGTGGGTGCGGACGGCGTTTCGTCGCTTGCCTCGCGTGCAGAACGTCGGACGGCAGGCGTGGTTTTGGGGCCACGAGCTCATGGCCGTCGGCATGGTCTGGGATACCCCGGTCACCACTGGCATCCAGCTACTGGCGAAGGCGAATTTGCGGAGGCAGGTATCGGATACTTGGCTCAGGCGCCAGCTGACGCCGAACTTCCGTGCCGGCTGCAAACGGATGCTGATGAGCAGCGATTACTACCCCGCTCTTCAGCGCGACAACTGCAAGCTCGTCTCATGGCCGATCGCGACCCTGTCGCCGAATGGCATACGGACCGCAGATGGCATCGAACACGAACTGGACTGCATCGTCTTCGCCACCGGCTTCGATGTATGCAAGGCTGGCACACCTTTTCCCATCCGAGGCGCGCATGGTCGTGAGCTCTCCGACGAGTGGTCCCAGGGCGCCTATGCGTACCGGAGCGTCACCGTCGCAGGCTATCCCAATCTTTTCTTCACCTTCGGACCAAATTCAGGGCCCGGCCATAACTCGGCCCTCGTGTACATGGAGGCCGAGATCAACTACATCGTCAAAGCCATCGGCGCGATCATCGCGAATGATCTCAGTACGCTCGAGGTCCGCGAAGATCGGCAAAATAATTACCACGGCGAGGTACAGCAGCGGTTGGGAAGTACGACTTGGAATTCGGGTTGCAAGAGCTGGTACCTCACGAATGACGGATACAACGGCACCATGTACCCCGGTTTCGCCACCCAGTTCAAGCGCGCACTGTCCAAGGTCGACATGGGTGATTATGTAACGACCCCGACAACCGCACGAACTGAGCACCACCCAACCGAACACGCCCAAAACGGCTCGAATGTGGCCAAGGTTGCCCAGGGCCGCAAGGCCAAGGTAGCCCAGGGCCGAAAAAGCGCAGGCGCCCTGCCAACGCGGTCTGACGTCAAAGCCGACATCCTGGACGTGGGCGTCGGGAAGGTACCGCCTAAGCGCGCAGCCTCGAGAGTGAGGAAAGACGCTTGA
- a CDS encoding flavin-containing monooxygenase: protein MGIKLLKEGFSDFLIVDEAQGVGGTWYWNTYPGIAVDIPSYSYQFSFEKRPSWSRTYAPGIELKNYAKHCVKKYGLASRIRFGVTVVRAEFDEESTLWRLFTSTDEELTARFVINASGVLTRPKSPDIPGVGDFGGVTMHTSRWDHQQTLTGKRVAVIGTGASAVQLIPSIAKDVDTLTVFQRTPIWCLPKFDFAVPRPLSALLRLAPGAQIAARGASQAFVELTFPVAAHFHTAIPLASAIERAAISYMRRQVTDPVVREKLTPRYALGCKRPSFHNEYLKTFNRENVLLETNPITRVDETAVITADGVRHEIDVLVLATGFKVMESDSMPTYSLRGVAGRDQAQWWDENRLQAYEGVSVPGFPNHFSVFGPYGYNGSSYFALIEAQAGHILRCLRHARTADSNYVEVREEANQRFFAEMLARRHTQVFWQDSCAGANSYYFDKHGDVPLRPTTTVESIWRSRRFDLADYRFERRPAKKADTAPQKVDTAG, encoded by the coding sequence GTGGGCATCAAGCTGCTGAAGGAAGGTTTCTCGGACTTCCTCATCGTTGATGAGGCCCAAGGGGTGGGTGGAACCTGGTACTGGAATACCTACCCGGGGATTGCAGTAGACATTCCGTCATATAGTTACCAATTCTCCTTTGAGAAACGCCCGTCGTGGTCCCGTACCTATGCGCCGGGGATCGAACTGAAGAACTACGCGAAGCATTGCGTGAAAAAATATGGCCTCGCGTCGCGCATCCGCTTCGGAGTCACGGTTGTGAGGGCTGAGTTCGACGAAGAATCGACATTGTGGCGTTTGTTTACCTCGACGGACGAGGAACTGACAGCGAGGTTCGTCATCAATGCCTCCGGGGTTCTCACGCGACCAAAATCGCCGGACATACCGGGGGTCGGGGACTTCGGCGGGGTCACGATGCACACGTCGCGCTGGGACCACCAGCAGACCCTCACCGGAAAGAGGGTCGCCGTCATCGGGACGGGCGCCTCGGCGGTGCAACTGATCCCCTCGATAGCCAAGGACGTGGACACACTCACCGTCTTTCAGCGCACCCCGATATGGTGTCTGCCGAAATTCGACTTCGCGGTGCCCCGCCCGCTGAGTGCTCTTCTCCGGCTCGCACCCGGAGCGCAGATCGCCGCGCGGGGAGCCAGCCAGGCCTTTGTCGAACTCACCTTTCCCGTCGCAGCGCACTTCCATACCGCCATACCGCTGGCGTCGGCGATCGAGCGTGCAGCGATCAGCTATATGCGTCGGCAGGTCACCGACCCGGTCGTTCGGGAGAAGCTGACGCCGCGTTACGCGCTGGGCTGCAAGCGACCAAGCTTTCACAACGAATATTTGAAGACGTTCAACCGCGAGAACGTCCTTCTTGAAACCAACCCCATCACCCGGGTGGATGAGACCGCGGTAATTACGGCCGATGGCGTCAGACACGAGATCGACGTGCTCGTCCTGGCAACGGGATTCAAGGTCATGGAATCGGACAGCATGCCCACCTACTCGCTCAGAGGTGTCGCCGGCCGAGACCAGGCACAGTGGTGGGACGAGAACCGACTCCAGGCATATGAGGGAGTCAGCGTGCCAGGATTCCCGAACCATTTCTCAGTGTTTGGCCCGTACGGATACAACGGGTCGTCCTACTTCGCACTCATCGAGGCACAGGCGGGTCACATTCTCCGTTGCCTCCGGCATGCCAGGACGGCCGACTCGAACTACGTCGAGGTACGCGAGGAGGCGAATCAACGCTTCTTCGCGGAGATGCTGGCACGGCGGCATACGCAGGTCTTCTGGCAGGACAGCTGCGCGGGCGCGAACAGCTATTACTTCGACAAGCATGGGGACGTGCCTCTGCGTCCCACGACGACGGTCGAGTCGATCTGGCGCAGTCGACGATTCGACTTGGCCGACTACCGTTTCGAACGGCGACCGGCGAAAAAGGCGGACACTGCCCCACAGAAGGTGGACACCGCCGGATGA